A section of the Pedobacter sp. HDW13 genome encodes:
- a CDS encoding anthranilate synthase component I family protein has product MYKINTTYKKLLADTTTPVSIYLRLRDVYPNSILLESSDYHSRENSMSFVCADPVAGIILKGSRLETYFPDGVVEITESKNLIDEIADFKDKFKETELPEIKFISSGLFGYFTWNAVQHFEDIKFVSETPEGEEIPEMQYHLYRYIIAIDHFKNEITLFKNTFEGEEEGGLEKMEYLIQNKNYPEYKFQTRGEESSNLTDQGFMDLVEKLQKHIYRGDVFQIVPSRAFKQAFSGDEFNVYRCLRSINPSPYLFYFDYGNFKLFGSSPEAQITIKNNSANIFPIAGTFKRSGNDVEDAEQARKLEQDPKESAEHVMLVDLARNDLSRHCNRVEVKSFKEVQYYSHLIHLVSKVSGHLQENVSAFKVVADTYPAGTLSGAPKYKAMQLIDENEKLGRNFYAGAIGFMGFNEDFNHAIMIRTFMSKNNELHYRAGAGIVADSVPETEMQEVNNKIAALRKAIEMAVSI; this is encoded by the coding sequence ATGTATAAAATAAATACAACTTACAAAAAACTACTTGCCGATACCACCACACCAGTAAGCATTTATTTGCGCCTGCGCGATGTATATCCAAACAGCATTTTACTGGAGAGTTCGGATTATCACAGTCGCGAAAACTCGATGAGTTTTGTATGCGCGGATCCTGTTGCTGGTATCATTTTAAAAGGTTCACGACTGGAAACCTATTTTCCTGATGGAGTTGTTGAAATTACCGAAAGCAAGAACCTGATTGATGAAATTGCCGATTTTAAGGATAAGTTTAAAGAAACAGAACTGCCTGAAATCAAATTCATTTCGAGCGGCCTGTTTGGTTATTTTACCTGGAATGCCGTGCAGCATTTTGAAGATATCAAATTTGTTTCTGAAACGCCGGAAGGAGAGGAAATCCCCGAAATGCAATATCACCTTTACCGGTATATTATTGCTATCGACCATTTTAAAAATGAAATTACCCTTTTCAAAAATACTTTCGAAGGTGAAGAAGAAGGTGGCCTGGAGAAAATGGAATACCTAATCCAGAACAAAAACTATCCCGAATATAAATTTCAGACCAGAGGTGAAGAATCTTCAAACCTGACCGATCAGGGTTTTATGGATCTGGTAGAAAAACTGCAAAAACATATTTACCGTGGTGATGTTTTTCAAATTGTGCCATCACGCGCTTTTAAACAAGCTTTTTCGGGAGATGAATTTAACGTTTACCGTTGCCTGCGTTCTATAAACCCATCGCCTTATTTGTTTTATTTCGATTACGGTAATTTCAAGCTTTTTGGCTCGTCGCCAGAAGCACAGATTACCATTAAAAACAATTCTGCTAATATTTTTCCCATTGCCGGTACCTTTAAACGAAGTGGTAATGACGTTGAAGATGCTGAACAAGCCAGAAAGTTAGAACAAGATCCGAAAGAAAGTGCTGAGCATGTGATGCTGGTTGATTTGGCCCGGAATGATTTGAGCAGGCATTGTAACCGGGTAGAGGTAAAATCGTTTAAAGAAGTACAATACTATTCGCACCTGATCCATTTGGTAAGCAAGGTTAGCGGTCATTTGCAGGAAAACGTAAGTGCCTTTAAGGTGGTGGCCGATACTTACCCTGCGGGTACGCTAAGTGGAGCGCCGAAATATAAAGCCATGCAGTTGATCGATGAAAATGAAAAGCTTGGCCGTAATTTCTACGCCGGCGCAATTGGCTTTATGGGCTTTAACGAAGATTTTAACCATGCGATCATGATCAGGACTTTCATGAGTAAGAATAACGAACTGCATTACCGGGCAGGAGCAGGTATTGTGGCCGATTCGGTACCTGAAACCGAAATGCAGGAAGTAAACAATAAAATTGCCGCATTGCGTAAAGCAATAGAGATGGCAGTGAGTATTTAG
- a CDS encoding isochorismate lyase translates to MIDSPESCKDINEIRSAIDAIDQQVIQLIGERFKYVKAASKFKVNEEAVKAPERFKNMLLQRRDWADAAGLNPDIIEKVYRDLVNYFISEEIKNWNIENGNK, encoded by the coding sequence ATGATAGATTCGCCAGAAAGCTGTAAAGATATAAATGAAATCCGGTCTGCTATTGATGCTATCGACCAGCAGGTTATTCAATTGATCGGGGAAAGATTTAAATATGTAAAAGCAGCTTCAAAATTTAAAGTAAACGAAGAGGCTGTTAAAGCTCCCGAAAGATTTAAAAATATGCTTTTACAAAGACGGGATTGGGCGGATGCAGCTGGTTTGAACCCCGATATTATTGAAAAAGTATACAGAGATCTGGTAAACTATTTTATCAGTGAGGAAATAAAAAATTGGAATATTGAAAATGGAAACAAATAA
- a CDS encoding aminodeoxychorismate/anthranilate synthase component II has translation METNNKVLVIDNYDSFTYNLVHLINEVGYEAEVWRNDKFDLADVDKYNKILLSPGPGIPEEAGLLLDVIKTYASTKSIFGVCLGQQAIAEVFGGTLLNLGRPMHGIATPVTVVDGDEPLFWECPQTINVGRYHSWVVSKENFPTCLKITARDHKNEIMALRHETLDVRGVQFHPESVLTEYGKQMMENWLTAPNP, from the coding sequence ATGGAAACAAATAATAAAGTTCTGGTAATCGATAATTACGACAGTTTTACCTATAATTTGGTTCACTTAATTAACGAAGTTGGTTATGAGGCCGAAGTATGGAGAAATGATAAATTCGATTTAGCAGATGTAGATAAATACAATAAAATTTTACTTTCACCAGGACCGGGCATCCCTGAAGAGGCTGGTTTACTTTTAGATGTAATTAAAACTTATGCCTCAACCAAAAGTATTTTTGGTGTTTGTTTAGGACAGCAAGCCATTGCCGAAGTTTTTGGTGGTACCTTACTTAACCTGGGCAGGCCAATGCACGGAATTGCTACTCCGGTTACTGTAGTAGATGGCGATGAGCCATTGTTCTGGGAATGCCCGCAAACGATAAATGTTGGGCGTTACCACAGCTGGGTAGTAAGTAAAGAGAACTTTCCTACATGCTTAAAAATTACGGCCCGCGACCATAAGAATGAAATTATGGCCTTAAGGCACGAAACGCTTGATGTGCGTGGTGTGCAATTCCACCCCGAAAGCGTGCTTACAGAGTATGGCAAACAGATGATGGAAAATTGGTTAACAGCCCCGAACCCCTAG
- the trpC gene encoding indole-3-glycerol phosphate synthase TrpC, whose amino-acid sequence MNILDKIVLRKREEIAAAKALVSMQDLEKSVHFNRTPYIFKEFLLAEDRTGIIAEFKRSSPSKGLINGVADVAEVTQAYNNAGASALSVLTDVDFFGGKTADLVAARAANNIPILRKDFMIDEYQILEAKAWGADIILLIASILTPQQINDFGKFAHDLGLNVLLEVHNLEELERSISPNLDAIGVNNRNLADFTVDIQTSFDLVNKIPNEFLKISESAISNTETIKELKTAGFNGFLIGENFMKTDNPGLAIQQFVAGL is encoded by the coding sequence ATGAATATTTTAGATAAAATCGTACTTCGTAAAAGAGAAGAAATCGCAGCTGCTAAAGCACTAGTTTCGATGCAGGATTTAGAAAAATCGGTACATTTTAACCGAACCCCTTATATTTTTAAAGAGTTCTTGCTGGCCGAAGATCGTACTGGTATTATTGCCGAGTTTAAACGCAGTTCGCCCTCAAAAGGATTAATTAACGGAGTGGCTGATGTAGCTGAAGTTACGCAGGCTTACAACAATGCAGGTGCATCGGCTCTTTCAGTACTAACCGATGTTGATTTTTTCGGCGGTAAAACAGCAGATCTTGTTGCAGCACGGGCAGCAAACAATATCCCGATTCTGAGAAAAGATTTCATGATTGATGAATATCAGATCCTTGAAGCTAAAGCCTGGGGAGCAGATATTATTTTATTAATTGCCTCGATTTTAACGCCGCAACAGATTAATGATTTTGGCAAGTTTGCTCATGATTTGGGTTTAAATGTGCTTTTAGAAGTGCATAATCTCGAAGAGTTGGAAAGAAGTATTTCGCCTAATTTAGATGCAATTGGGGTAAACAACCGGAACCTGGCCGATTTTACAGTTGATATCCAAACCTCGTTCGATTTGGTGAATAAGATTCCGAATGAGTTTTTAAAAATCTCCGAAAGTGCCATCAGCAATACAGAAACCATTAAAGAATTGAAAACAGCTGGTTTTAATGGTTTCTTAATTGGCGAAAACTTTATGAAAACCGATAATCCAGGTCTTGCCATTCAGCAATTTGTAGCCGGATTATAA
- the hflX gene encoding GTPase HflX — MGKQKFYDTAVVQERAILVGVVTPGEKEAQTKEYLDELAFLVDTAGGKVEKVFTQKMLKPERATFVGTGKLEEIKAYVKSEEIDTVVFDDELSPSQLRNIDRELGVKVLDRSNLILDIFANRAQTAQAKTQVELAQLQYVLPRLTGMWTHLERQKGGIGMRGPGETQIESDRRIILNKISLLKERLRNIDRQNETQRKNRGQLIRVALVGYTNVGKSTIMNMLSKSEVFAENKLFATLDTTVRKVVIENLPFLLSDTVGFIRKLPHHLVECFKSTLDEVREADLLVHVVDVSHPNFEDQINTVNETLKDIGAIDKDMILVFNKIDAYVSPEVEEGDEDGKLTLEDFKNSWMSHGKVPVLFISATQKENIEEFKTLLYDKVKAAHVARYPYDSNLLY, encoded by the coding sequence ATGGGAAAACAAAAATTTTATGATACTGCCGTTGTGCAGGAACGGGCAATTTTAGTGGGGGTGGTTACTCCCGGCGAAAAGGAAGCCCAAACCAAAGAATATTTAGATGAGCTGGCCTTTTTGGTAGATACAGCCGGTGGGAAGGTGGAGAAGGTTTTTACGCAAAAAATGCTTAAGCCAGAGCGTGCCACTTTTGTGGGCACCGGTAAGCTGGAAGAAATTAAAGCGTATGTAAAATCAGAAGAAATTGATACTGTAGTGTTCGATGATGAATTATCGCCATCGCAACTACGCAACATAGACCGCGAGTTAGGGGTTAAAGTATTAGATCGCAGCAATTTAATTCTCGATATTTTTGCCAACAGGGCTCAAACTGCTCAGGCCAAAACACAAGTAGAGCTGGCCCAGTTACAATACGTATTGCCACGCCTAACAGGTATGTGGACGCACTTGGAGCGCCAGAAAGGTGGTATCGGGATGCGTGGGCCGGGTGAAACCCAGATTGAAAGCGACAGAAGGATCATTTTAAATAAAATCTCTTTATTAAAAGAACGCCTTAGAAATATCGACAGGCAGAATGAAACGCAGCGCAAAAACCGTGGTCAGTTGATTAGGGTGGCTTTGGTAGGTTACACCAACGTAGGTAAGTCGACCATCATGAACATGCTCTCGAAATCGGAAGTATTTGCAGAGAATAAACTGTTTGCTACTTTAGATACGACTGTTCGTAAAGTTGTGATCGAGAACCTGCCTTTCCTGTTATCTGATACGGTTGGATTTATCCGCAAACTTCCTCACCATTTGGTAGAATGTTTCAAATCTACATTGGATGAAGTTAGGGAAGCCGATTTGTTGGTTCATGTGGTAGATGTTTCGCATCCAAATTTCGAAGATCAGATCAATACGGTTAACGAAACTTTAAAAGATATTGGCGCAATTGATAAAGACATGATCCTGGTTTTTAATAAAATTGATGCCTATGTTTCGCCAGAGGTAGAGGAGGGTGATGAAGATGGGAAACTGACGCTTGAAGATTTTAAAAACAGCTGGATGAGCCATGGCAAAGTGCCGGTGCTGTTTATTTCAGCCACACAAAAAGAGAATATAGAAGAATTTAAAACGTTATTGTATGATAAGGTTAAAGCTGCGCATGTGGCGAGATACCCTTACGATAGCAATTTACTTTATTAG
- the rbfA gene encoding 30S ribosome-binding factor RbfA, protein MESKRQQKFAGVLQEELAQVFQREGASFLPNTLVTITRVRVSPDLAVAKVYLSFFNTNNTTLSINTVNAHAGEIRYKLGSRIRHQVRVVPELTFFVDDTNEYVERMDHLFDKIAKEPRQKDEDSE, encoded by the coding sequence ATGGAAAGTAAACGTCAGCAGAAATTTGCAGGAGTATTACAAGAGGAGTTAGCACAGGTTTTTCAGCGCGAAGGGGCTTCATTTTTGCCAAATACATTGGTTACCATTACCCGCGTAAGGGTTTCGCCCGATTTGGCAGTGGCAAAGGTTTACCTGAGCTTTTTTAATACCAATAATACCACGCTTTCTATCAATACCGTTAATGCACATGCGGGTGAGATCAGATATAAACTGGGTAGCAGAATCCGCCATCAGGTAAGGGTTGTACCCGAACTGACTTTCTTTGTAGATGATACCAACGAATACGTAGAGCGTATGGATCATCTTTTTGATAAGATTGCAAAAGAACCCAGACAAAAGGACGAAGACAGCGAATAA
- a CDS encoding hemolysin III family protein — protein MRKLREPVNFFTHFIPALIAIPAGYFLLQKCNTPIEHTAAWIYSIGTFILFGVSAMYHGYPTTEYGVRFWQKFDHCCIYLMIAGSYSPTALLVFDDWLSWSLFAIVWIIAIVGCLLKIFNRLKSTAMSLSIYILMGCLIVPLLQKMLGTLPIGAVGWLLLGGIFYIGGTYYYAKDKQLSKWMHSHELWHLFVIGGALSHYIYNYVYIFK, from the coding sequence GTGAGGAAGCTAAGGGAACCTGTTAATTTCTTCACACACTTTATACCGGCTTTGATTGCAATTCCGGCAGGGTACTTTTTGCTTCAGAAATGCAATACGCCAATTGAACATACTGCCGCCTGGATTTATAGTATCGGTACTTTTATTCTATTCGGGGTAAGTGCGATGTATCACGGTTACCCGACAACGGAATACGGTGTGCGGTTTTGGCAGAAATTCGACCATTGCTGTATTTACCTTATGATAGCTGGCTCTTACAGCCCAACAGCTTTACTGGTTTTTGATGACTGGTTAAGCTGGAGCCTTTTCGCTATTGTGTGGATTATTGCCATTGTAGGCTGTCTGCTAAAAATCTTTAACCGGTTAAAATCCACAGCCATGTCTTTATCAATCTATATTTTAATGGGTTGTTTAATTGTACCTTTACTTCAAAAAATGTTGGGTACACTGCCCATTGGTGCCGTAGGTTGGCTGCTTTTAGGCGGTATTTTTTACATTGGCGGCACTTACTATTATGCAAAAGACAAACAATTATCTAAGTGGATGCACAGTCATGAACTTTGGCATTTGTTTGTAATTGGCGGAGCGTTATCGCACTACATTTACAATTACGTTTATATTTTTAAGTAA
- a CDS encoding peptidoglycan DD-metalloendopeptidase family protein, with amino-acid sequence MLEQVIAANRDLIHRVVDFDPALDQLLALDFTAANTELSNDILDNIDRFTAWIEEKLKLNNTRYGIGGYNEHRTIYSRSAHFDTGEEPRRLHLGVDVWAPAATPIYNFYDATVQSFANNNNFGDYGATIILAYDIAGYKFNALYGHLSLNSLNHLDEGMFIKAGTKFAELGNKDENGCWPPHLHFQLIKDMQGLKGDYPGVCKFSEREKYLANCPDPELILRSTFS; translated from the coding sequence ATGCTTGAACAGGTAATTGCAGCCAACCGTGACTTGATCCACAGGGTTGTGGATTTCGATCCGGCACTTGATCAACTTTTAGCCTTGGATTTTACCGCTGCCAATACCGAACTTAGTAACGATATTTTAGATAATATTGATCGGTTCACGGCTTGGATTGAAGAAAAACTTAAGCTAAATAACACGAGGTACGGCATTGGTGGTTATAACGAACACCGCACCATATATTCGCGCAGTGCACATTTTGATACCGGCGAAGAACCCCGGAGGCTGCATTTGGGAGTAGATGTTTGGGCTCCGGCCGCAACGCCGATATACAATTTCTACGATGCAACTGTTCAGAGCTTTGCCAATAACAATAACTTTGGAGATTACGGTGCAACCATTATTTTAGCTTATGATATTGCAGGGTATAAATTCAATGCACTTTATGGTCACCTGAGTCTCAATTCTTTAAATCACCTGGACGAGGGAATGTTTATTAAAGCCGGAACGAAATTCGCCGAGCTTGGCAATAAGGATGAAAACGGTTGCTGGCCACCACATCTTCATTTTCAACTGATAAAAGATATGCAAGGCTTAAAGGGCGATTACCCGGGGGTGTGTAAGTTTAGCGAAAGGGAAAAGTATCTGGCTAACTGCCCTGATCCGGAGCTTATTTTGAGATCTACTTTTTCTTAA
- a CDS encoding energy transducer TonB — protein MKYLFIICLFFCCSLGMAQVQFKSGKSGFTNFLRDNTIYPQFSKDNCIQGTVNVSFKLDEKGKVYFSKISKGILSDLDEEALRLVRLSSGKWQVPAGYDTTVSIVAPVNFRLSGYNCEGKSNEDIQEAIRNYQAEEGLTNSVINFYKNIDQAKPGQEIQIMAIKSQLGIDDEYLDDRIKMGLKKIKQGDKQGACEDFLFVKYMGSKKADDYLAKYCK, from the coding sequence ATGAAATACCTGTTCATTATTTGCTTGTTTTTCTGCTGTTCGTTGGGCATGGCCCAGGTGCAATTTAAATCGGGTAAAAGCGGTTTCACCAATTTCCTGAGAGATAATACTATTTATCCGCAATTTTCGAAAGACAACTGCATTCAGGGAACTGTGAATGTAAGTTTTAAACTGGATGAGAAAGGGAAAGTATATTTTTCGAAAATAAGTAAAGGAATCCTGTCCGATTTGGATGAAGAGGCCTTACGCTTGGTGCGATTAAGCAGTGGCAAATGGCAGGTGCCTGCAGGTTATGATACGACCGTTTCGATTGTTGCGCCAGTTAATTTCAGGCTTTCAGGCTACAATTGCGAAGGTAAATCAAATGAAGATATTCAGGAAGCCATTCGCAATTATCAGGCTGAAGAAGGTTTAACCAATTCGGTTATCAATTTCTATAAAAATATCGATCAGGCCAAGCCGGGACAGGAAATCCAGATTATGGCGATTAAAAGCCAATTAGGCATTGACGATGAATATCTCGACGACCGCATTAAAATGGGTTTAAAAAAGATAAAACAAGGCGATAAGCAAGGGGCCTGCGAAGACTTTCTTTTTGTTAAATACATGGGGAGCAAAAAGGCGGATGACTATCTGGCCAAATACTGTAAGTAA
- a CDS encoding energy transducer TonB, with protein sequence MFRLMLTVSILASTVLGYFINQNPITPTNNKTDCIGKKDLITGKVIYTSYDVPATNEGGQAKLYRAMINVRLDSIPSRASTQFMVSFLVDADGRISRERVVKDEVGKVGEQMLKIAKSFKWTPAMCNGKKVATITTLSSRICLL encoded by the coding sequence ATGTTCAGATTAATGTTAACGGTTTCAATTCTCGCAAGCACTGTTTTAGGTTATTTTATTAATCAGAACCCAATCACCCCTACCAACAACAAAACGGATTGCATCGGTAAAAAAGATCTTATAACAGGCAAGGTAATTTATACCAGTTATGATGTCCCCGCCACAAATGAAGGAGGCCAGGCAAAACTTTATCGCGCAATGATTAATGTAAGATTAGATTCTATTCCAAGTCGTGCATCAACCCAGTTCATGGTATCTTTTTTAGTTGATGCAGATGGCCGCATCTCCAGAGAAAGGGTAGTAAAAGATGAAGTTGGTAAAGTTGGCGAGCAGATGTTAAAGATTGCCAAATCATTTAAATGGACACCAGCAATGTGTAATGGTAAAAAAGTGGCCACAATAACCACGCTTTCCTCACGGATTTGTTTACTGTAG
- a CDS encoding diacylglycerol kinase family protein, with amino-acid sequence MKLLFIINPGSGSHDINLKEVISTYFKEKTTETDLFELPKDCSLQKIKQKINSSQADRVVAVGGDGTLKLVAECLLNTGTPIGIIPAGSANGMAKELGVPTEVEQALAIVEEGRQQKIHVVKLNNEICIHLSDLGFNAYLVKKFDTLPQRGMWGYAKATWHALWNHSRMDVQLKLKNETITSKAAMVAIANATRYGSGLKINPDGKLDDELFEVVLVKDYSYLEILKIWITKLPFNPKKIEVFQTAAVKISSKHKAHFQVDGEYIGRVNTVEANIIPAAITVILPNEM; translated from the coding sequence ATGAAATTACTATTCATCATAAATCCAGGCTCAGGCAGTCACGATATAAACTTAAAAGAAGTAATTTCTACCTATTTTAAAGAAAAAACTACTGAAACTGATCTTTTCGAATTGCCTAAAGATTGTTCTTTACAAAAGATTAAGCAAAAAATAAACAGTTCGCAGGCAGACCGTGTGGTGGCCGTTGGTGGCGACGGAACCCTGAAACTGGTTGCCGAATGTTTATTGAATACCGGCACCCCAATAGGCATTATCCCTGCCGGTTCTGCCAATGGCATGGCCAAAGAACTGGGCGTCCCAACCGAGGTAGAACAGGCATTAGCGATTGTGGAGGAAGGAAGGCAACAGAAAATCCATGTAGTTAAACTCAATAATGAAATCTGCATCCATTTATCCGATTTGGGTTTTAATGCCTACCTGGTTAAAAAATTTGATACACTACCTCAACGTGGTATGTGGGGTTATGCAAAAGCCACCTGGCATGCCTTATGGAACCACAGCAGAATGGACGTACAATTGAAGCTTAAAAACGAAACCATCACCTCAAAAGCAGCTATGGTGGCCATTGCCAATGCAACCAGATATGGCTCCGGATTAAAAATCAATCCTGATGGCAAACTGGATGATGAACTTTTTGAAGTGGTTTTGGTTAAGGATTACTCTTACCTGGAGATTTTAAAAATATGGATCACCAAACTTCCCTTCAACCCGAAGAAAATAGAAGTATTTCAAACTGCAGCAGTCAAAATTTCTTCTAAACACAAAGCCCATTTTCAGGTAGACGGTGAATATATTGGCCGCGTAAATACAGTTGAAGCCAACATTATACCTGCAGCCATTACCGTTATTCTACCTAACGAAATGTAG
- a CDS encoding App1 family protein: MNKSVSVKVYHGYGHAHNLVVYGHVFKRKAKTRQVYSNNIVVNIVHLLKLFILKPYAFVDVRLQFFDQTIYNKTERDGFFKFEWKAEREIPAGWHHVKVEAVDANGKVLNAGEGKVYVPHLTQYAFISDVDDTVMVSHSATIGRRLRELFIKNPHTRKTFPDAASHYQQLALSHTEAQQPNPFFYVSSSEWNLYDYLLETFKFNKLPDGAFLLNTLKKWKDLIRTGKTGHEAKLLRVMRILDAFPNQKFVFFGDNSQQDPEIYTAIVEKYPENIEAVYIRNIRPEKELDTLQLLKRVEDKNVKTCLFNNSKQAIEHSKLIGLI; encoded by the coding sequence ATGAATAAATCGGTTAGTGTAAAAGTATATCACGGTTATGGGCATGCACATAATCTGGTTGTTTACGGCCATGTTTTTAAACGTAAGGCCAAAACAAGGCAGGTTTACAGTAACAACATCGTCGTTAATATTGTACATCTTTTAAAGCTGTTTATTTTAAAACCTTATGCTTTTGTTGATGTACGGCTACAGTTTTTTGATCAAACCATTTACAATAAAACAGAGCGCGATGGCTTTTTTAAATTCGAATGGAAAGCGGAACGGGAAATTCCGGCTGGCTGGCACCACGTAAAAGTAGAAGCGGTTGATGCGAACGGAAAAGTTTTGAACGCTGGCGAGGGAAAGGTTTATGTGCCGCACCTTACGCAATACGCTTTTATTTCGGATGTGGATGATACTGTAATGGTTTCGCATTCGGCCACCATCGGAAGGAGGTTGAGGGAGCTGTTTATTAAAAATCCGCATACCCGGAAAACTTTTCCTGATGCGGCCAGCCATTACCAGCAACTGGCCCTTTCACATACGGAAGCACAACAGCCCAATCCCTTTTTTTATGTAAGCAGCAGCGAGTGGAACCTGTACGATTACCTGCTCGAAACTTTTAAATTCAATAAATTACCCGATGGAGCTTTTTTGCTCAATACGTTAAAAAAATGGAAGGATTTAATCAGGACTGGTAAAACCGGCCACGAAGCTAAACTACTGCGGGTGATGCGGATTCTGGATGCTTTCCCGAACCAGAAGTTTGTGTTTTTTGGTGATAATTCTCAGCAGGACCCCGAAATTTATACCGCTATAGTAGAAAAATACCCTGAAAATATCGAAGCGGTTTATATCCGTAACATTCGTCCTGAAAAGGAGCTCGATACCTTGCAGCTGCTTAAAAGGGTTGAAGATAAAAATGTAAAAACCTGTTTATTTAATAATAGTAAGCAGGCGATTGAACATTCCAAATTGATAGGCTTAATTTGA
- a CDS encoding YccF domain-containing protein, which yields MNFLGNIIWIIFGGIFIFFEYIIGGLILCLTIVGIPFGIQCFKFAIVGLAPFGVKITDTTSNTGCLSTIMNLIWIFCGGFWIALTHLFFGILLCITIVGIPFGRQHFKLMNLAFTPFGKSIS from the coding sequence ATGAACTTTTTAGGCAATATTATCTGGATTATTTTTGGCGGTATTTTTATTTTCTTCGAATACATTATCGGAGGACTAATCCTTTGCTTAACCATTGTAGGTATTCCTTTCGGTATTCAATGCTTTAAATTTGCCATTGTAGGCCTGGCTCCTTTTGGTGTTAAAATAACCGATACCACATCCAATACCGGTTGTCTTTCTACTATCATGAACCTGATCTGGATTTTCTGCGGAGGCTTTTGGATTGCTTTGACCCACTTGTTCTTTGGCATTTTGCTATGCATCACCATTGTAGGCATTCCATTTGGCCGCCAGCATTTTAAATTAATGAATCTGGCTTTTACCCCCTTTGGTAAATCAATTTCTTAA
- a CDS encoding DUF1501 domain-containing protein, which produces MNRRNFLRNTGFVAAGSLFVPAFMKPLEAMALDELSLYKNLVVVQLSGGNDGLNTVIPFGNDIYYQKRKSIAIKPEEVIKLNDMQGLNPNMAALQEIHDQGWMTIINDVGYPNPDRSHFRSMDIWQTGSDSNQFLSTGWIGRYLDSNCQTCKFPYTAIEVDDSLSLAMKGQTKKGIALKDPAALFRNTNDPFFKAMLQNDKEHLDEDNLGYLYKTMIETSSSASYIQNTSKIYQSKSAYPNSGFANQLKTVSKFISSGLKTRVYYVSLSGFDTHVNQIGQQGNLLKQYSEGMAAFLKDLKSNNKLDDTLVITFSEFGRRVEQNASNGTDHGTANNMFVFGGKLKKQGIFNAAPNLSDLDTGDLKYQLDFRQVYGTILDKWLDVNNADILNKKFNTLDFI; this is translated from the coding sequence ATGAACAGAAGAAATTTTTTAAGAAATACAGGTTTTGTTGCTGCAGGCTCGTTATTTGTTCCGGCTTTTATGAAACCACTCGAAGCCATGGCGCTGGACGAATTAAGCCTTTACAAAAATCTTGTAGTGGTGCAGTTATCGGGCGGAAACGACGGTTTAAACACGGTTATACCTTTTGGCAACGATATTTATTACCAGAAAAGAAAAAGTATCGCCATTAAACCCGAAGAGGTAATAAAGCTCAACGACATGCAAGGCTTAAACCCCAACATGGCCGCTTTACAGGAGATTCACGATCAGGGCTGGATGACCATCATTAACGATGTGGGTTACCCTAACCCCGACCGTTCGCACTTCCGCTCAATGGATATCTGGCAAACCGGTAGCGACAGTAACCAGTTTTTATCAACCGGTTGGATTGGTCGTTATCTGGACAGCAACTGCCAGACCTGCAAATTCCCCTACACCGCCATAGAAGTAGATGATTCGCTTTCTCTGGCCATGAAAGGACAAACCAAGAAAGGAATTGCTTTAAAAGATCCCGCTGCTTTATTCCGTAACACCAACGATCCGTTTTTTAAAGCTATGCTACAGAACGATAAGGAGCATTTAGACGAAGATAATTTAGGGTATTTGTACAAAACCATGATCGAAACCTCATCTTCGGCCAGTTATATCCAAAATACCTCAAAAATTTATCAGTCTAAATCGGCGTATCCGAACAGTGGTTTTGCCAATCAGTTAAAAACGGTATCTAAATTTATTTCTTCGGGATTAAAAACCCGGGTTTATTATGTTTCGTTGAGTGGTTTTGACACCCACGTAAACCAGATTGGGCAGCAAGGCAACCTGCTTAAACAATATAGCGAAGGGATGGCAGCTTTCTTAAAAGATTTAAAATCGAACAACAAACTGGATGATACATTGGTGATTACCTTCTCTGAATTTGGTCGCCGGGTTGAGCAAAATGCAAGTAATGGTACCGACCATGGAACGGCCAACAACATGTTCGTTTTTGGCGGAAAATTAAAGAAACAGGGTATTTTTAACGCAGCCCCTAACCTGAGCGATCTGGACACGGGCGACTTAAAATACCAACTCGATTTCCGGCAGGTTTACGGCACTATTTTAGATAAATGGCTGGACGTGAACAATGCAGATATCCTTAATAAGAAGTTTAATACACTTGATTTTATATAA